ttcacagtagttcagtcagtgtactgtttgagtaaatgaattactccgggatattgtttttttttttttttttttactcagagggagtgtcagccacataaaaaagttaacagcttaagtaatttgtgtaatttttatttggccaGGGTCTTCTATGACtatgtaatttcttaatttaatttgcagatttttttttatagactgCCTATTCTTTTCTAAGTCATAGAAATATGTTGTTTTCTTCTCACTTTCTTCGATCCATCAAGCCCTGGATCGTTCAAAGTCTCCACttgctttttctaaataaatttcATCAAACTGTTTTTGGAGGGAGTTCAACTCAGTCAGTTCTTCCTCCATAGCATTAATTTTACCACAGAGAATGTTAATCCTTTTCAGTATTTCTTACTGTTTTAGTTAACTTGTTTTTGACGTGCTTTTCCCCATTTCAATTGCCAACCTCTTTGTTTCAAGTTTAAACCATTCCCacttccctttatttgaaatatccATACCTTTTACTTTTATATTCCAAATTTGTAGGGTTATTCAATCTCCAATAGTCAAAAGTAGtgatgcaccggttgaccagcCATAAATCGCAACTGGTTTATGGCTGGTCAACTGGTGCATCcctatttgtttttttgtgtttttttgtatttttctgattggttgttttttccggaagtgcgcccaTGTGCACAAGACTACATTTGTAATCATTTGCAAACATGTcttttgtgtggaagtattttgaaATCTGTGTGCAGAACCTAAAGATTGCAATCTGCAATGTCTGCAAAGGACAAGTTAATCGCAGACGAACAACAGCGAAGACATTCGCCACAGCAAACTTTATCAGACATTTAAAAGTTCATCACCTGAAAGAACAATTTGCAGCAATAATTATGTGTAATAATGCTGCAAACATGTGTAAAGCAATGCAGGATGCTCACCTCCCTAACCTGCCTTGTATGGCCCACACTCTTCAACTGGCCGTAAATGAAGGGTTGCTCTCAAATCGCAGTGTAATTGACATCTTAGCGACTGGAAGAAAACTAGTTGGCCATTTCTAGTTGGCACATTCACCGCTCGCATCCTCCCGACTTCAGAATGTGCAGGCACAGCTGGGCCAGCCAAAGAAAAGCTACAACAAGATGTCCCAACTCGATGGGACAGCACGTATTATATGCCGTCAAGTCTTATGGAGCAGAAGCATGCTTTGGGGGCATATGCTGCAGACTACAAATTACCTGCAAGGCTCAGCTCGTACCAATGGGGTCTAATCGAGAACATATTGACTCTTCTTGCACCATTTGAGGAGCTTACAAAAGAGATCAGCTCTTCCACTGCGACTGCATCAGATGTCATCCCTTCAATCATTGCACTGAAACGTCTCATAAATAAAGCGCTGAGACGGATCATTGCGTTAAAACCCTCAAATCCACTCTTTTAGAAGCGGATGAAAAAAGATTCAGCAATGTTGAAATGCAGCCCTTGTACTGTCAGGCTACACTAATAGATCTGAGGTAACGAaaacaatatgataataataataataggcctaataaaaataataatagtaataagctATGCTCTACATAATAACAGGCTATAATctgtcattttttgtttgtttaataaaaaggtACAAGGATACACTTGAATTaacagtcggtaacttttgacgctctagcggttaataaacagaactgcttgcgtcttgcggaagaacatcgtagcctgagctacttctctctgtttatgtctatgaagaatcacaaaggtactgggttactccgccgcggtacccctgaagcaatctaaaatagtctgaatataaacacttattataggtgcaccctagtgattcaggacaagctaaaaacacggtttggaaaatggattcatggtgtactcgcttattatgtacatttttctacattttgaacacaaacaaagttacggaccgcagctctgattggttgtttcttaacgggagcgatgtatttctgcaaatggcaataggaccactgggaggagccagaggaggttgatttttttcacagattatctgtctcatattctactgtcaggacataatgacaggtttaacaaatatgtaaaaaacatatttttacaaaagttacctataTGAGCAATTCTGTCCAAAGTATATTAGGGCTAAACCAAACCTCCAAATGTTTCAGTCAATAACTTGGGCTTTTTAACCATTAATGAGTCTTTTTTTCCCAGTCTATTCAACAGCCCATAATAACAGAAGAACAACAACTTGGAAAACGTGTGATTCGTTTTTCAATCAAGGTTATGGAACATATCATATATGCATCAATGATAAACCTTTTTCTGCTGTATCTCGCAGCTTCCAAAACCTTTTCCTTCAGGGATTTGTTTTCTGCCGCGAGTAACTCAACTTGTCTTTGTAGCTTCtctatgttttctttattttcatccgTGGCTCGTTTAATGGCGTCGGTGCGTTAATCAACGTTCTGCAGTTTGACTTCTAGGGCATCAAACTTTTTCAGAGCTTCTAGAACATTATTCATCCTCGCTTCAATGTTTTCCAGCTTACCATCTATACCGTCAAATCTTTTCATCACAGACTCAATAGCTAGCATAAAGCTATTTGCATTTTTCTACCCTGCCTTTGCGCCTCTCTTCCTCAACTTTTTTTGTTGTGGACTATAAACAGGAGTTTGATCGTCCTCGAGATTAGCAAAAGATTGCTCCATTTCTTGGATTTCGTTTAACCCCGTTTCACTCATATCACTCAGCGCAGTGATGTAGGCATAGTCAACTATGTTAGCTTCACCGTGTTTTTCCATCTTTCTGGTAGTTAGTAATTTTGGTGCAATTAATTCttcaaaaagttcaaaagtttgtcaaaaaccAATAAAAATCACTTCTGTCACAATATGGTTTGATTGATTTTTCCTTTAAGTAAAGTTTGGACTTGAAAAACTATTTCTTTGGAGCCTGCTTGAGACTAAACCACTCACTCCGCCATCTTGATTTGTCTCCGTTCCagttaaaaaaaatgcccctcagaaagtccctgctggcgaagtagtactttttcatttattaatgttattgtgtcattaaatgcaattttaaaagtatttcaggtgagaatgtaattgtttaaaactcaaatctgtggtttatttctAAAGACAgggcctatttaaaaatgtttctccGATTTCGGAGACGGTCAGCTCCACGTGATCAacaggagctcagtgatcatgtatccgCCTAGAGCAATCACCCtaggctagaccttctgacagtTCCCACTGGCTCTGACTCTGGCactggctgtatatatacacatttccctgaaataagtacattttctccggcttttaatatgtttaaatgaaaaactaaaggtggcagtggtatttgatatcctattttgttttattgtaaatatacagagaggaaaattacagtAGCCAAAGTGAGCTGaatgatgttatcaagtacactgctgtttgAAGAACTACagaggatgcaagtccaaaattagtgtactttgtattgagaaaaagCGTGTTTGCATGTTTTCAGGGTCTTGGTAGCCTCCCCTTGATCCATGTCTTATTAAATAACTCCAGTACTGCTTTAAGAATACTATCATCTGCAGGTTTGatcatattataacattttatcttTTCCTGAAGCTCATTGCTTAAATTTACATAATAGGCTTCTCAGTTCCCATATCTCAAAATCAGCATCTAATACTCCAGTCCCATCAGGTTTTCTATTATAGATGTTGCATTAAAATGTCTTGTCTTTTCCTTCTATAATTATCATCAAGATTTTCTTTACTATGTTCATTTTTAAAGGTCTTCCAGACTCATATTtctacctttttttctttttctgtgacCGCTGTTACTCCTCCTGTTAATATCggaatagggcttgggcgccacgTTGCATTCTGGGAAGTGTTGATggcctcgcgaatgtaaacattcagcaagtcgaacgagaagaagcagagttgggagaaagaaaaaaaaaaaacgttaaaaatcgcgaaaaggttgtgggatttatagaaTTTTTATAAATATGGATGCTAGGGACCGGTATGCGGACAAAATCCATCGGACCTGTCAGTctttgtcctgttgctactccttgcccttcTAGCGAAACAgagttttagttttttacttgaaagcaaccttagcgtgatgttggctTTTTTAAGATAAAAGCATGGTTGTTACGGGAGCATGaattcacgccaatctgtaagcaAAGTCACATTAGACAagtttttgctgtcagcagagggatagcaacagaaAGATGGATGTTGAAattttcccgtattttggatgattAACCcgggaaatttcccttatttcCGATGTTCAATGATGAGAGGGAGTACGTCTAAACTCTGTGCAGTAGTCCAAGTAGCAGTACCCACAGCATAGTCTTAAAGCTTGAGCTTGCACCACATCCAACTTCTTTAATGACGTTTTTGCTGCCGATCCATAAGCGATGCACCCGTAATCTAATACTGATCTTATCAATGCAATATACACATTTTTACTTGCAGGCCTACTTGCCCCCCATTCTGACCCTGTTAAGCATCTCATCACATTTAGTATCTTTTTACACTTGGTATTTACCCTTCTGATATGTTCATTCCATGTTAACTTGTCATCAAACCACATACCCAAAAACCTAAAAACTTTTACTTGCTCTATTTCTTGCCCATACATCTTTATCTGAGCTTCAACCCCTCTGTTTCTAGTGAAAAATACTGTCTTGGTTTTCCCAATTGCAAACTTAAATCCCCATGCAATTGACCATCTCTCCACCACATTAATTGCCTCTTGTATTTTACCTTTAATATGATTAATGTTCCACTGCTGCTTCCTCCCCCATCTTCAATATTGGATACTTCCATTCCCTTCGAATTCCTCACATACTCTTAGTCATGTTCCACACATCTCCAAGAGGTGTTGCTCTACCAATTTTGTTACAGAAAGTCTGCCAGCTTTGCTTTTTTTGCTTTTCGTATAATTTTCCTAACCTTTGCTTGTGTTTctttatatttaatcaaattatgaaaattatgtgtttttcttAATAATCTGAGTGCTTTATTCCTTTCTTTCACTATTTTCCCACACTCCTCTGTCCACCAGGGAACTgcctttcttttcattttccctttgctTTTAGATATCGATTCTTTAGCAACTTGTAGTATTGTTGTTCTAATATTTTTATCAATCTCCTCTATTTCCTCATTAAGATCTATTTTATCCATTTCTAtctcacacatatatttatatctttCCCATTTTGCGCTACTAAATATCCATTTCCCCACTAATTCCCTTTGATCCTTATTTATTTCCAATAAAACACTACACCATACTGGAAAATGATCACTACCTACCAATGATTCTTCAGATAGATCCCACTCACATATTCCCGCTAAATTCCTAGAAACTAAAGTTAAATCTAATGCTGAGATATTCCCTGTATGTACATCTATTCTAGTCCCTCTCCCATCATTTAAACACACCATGTTTCTCTCTTCTAATAATTCTTCTACAACCACACCATTTACATCTGTTTTTACTCCTCCCCATAACGTACTATGTGCATTAAAGTCACCACATACCACCACCGTATTACCATCCAACCCTACTATTTGTGTTATCTGCCTCAACTCTAATTTCCTACatggattataataatttataattacacaGTCTCCCTCATTTGTCCATATCACTACACTAACATATTCTTGTTCGTTCCCCCCTACACTCACTTCTCTGAATGAAATATCATTTCCAATAAATGTAGCACAGCCTCCCCCTACTCCATCCCCCCTATCACACCTTACAGAGGCATATCCATCTATCCTGAATTCTAAATTTGGTCTCAACCAAGTTTCCTGCACACAAATAATGTCTGGTTTATTGGGAAGATCatcaatttactttttaaattcctGTCCGTTGGCCATCAAGCTCCTAGCATTCCATTGTAGCAAGAGGACCATTATTAATACTATCCAGTCCCTACTTGCTCCTGGCTTGCTTGACTGTTTAGCTCATTCCTCACCTCCTCCCATGTCAACTCCCTGATATCTAGGTGATGAACTGCTGcttttacaattatttgtattcTCTCCGTTTTAGATTTAACCTCCATAGTCGCATTTATCTCCCCTGCTATGAAAGTGACTAACTTCTTTAGATCAACCGTTACTATCTCTTCCTTATCTTGGTCTGGTACTTTTGTATTTTGTCTTTCCTCTCTGTTTCTTTCATCACTCTTACTAACCATTTTCACAGCTTCTGCATATGAGATCTTATTTTGAATTTTAGCTCGTTGTACTTCCATTTCCCTTTTCATCACCTCACATCCACCCTAAGCCACACTATGACTACCCCCACAATTACAACACTTTGGTTGCTCGTGATTACAATGACCATACTCATGATCATCTCCACATCTTGCACACCTTCTTCTGCCTTTACATGTTATCGCTGTATGTCCAAACCTTTGACAGTTATAACACCTCATTGGCTTTGGAACATACTCTCTTACACTATAACTCAAAAAACCTAGTGTTACATTCTTTGGGAGCACTTCCTCCTCAAACTCCAGAATCACAAGCTCACTGTCCTTCCTCACTCCCTCCCGAGTTATCTGCATCCTTCGGACACCTTTTAGATATCCTCCTTTAAGATTTGCTTTGATTTCCTCCATTGTAACCCCAACTGGTACCCCCCATATCACTCCCTTACTCCACATGTTTCCTTTTCCAATTTGACTTGTACTTATTACTTTAAACCTCCCAATTTCTTTAATCCTTCCAGCCCGCTCTCTATGTTCTTCATTTTTACAACCGATCATTAGATTACCATCTCTCAAAACCTTGGCTACTATAATATCCCCGATCTGGTTTCTCAATACAGTTGTTAATTTCACCGGACTTATTGACGAAATTCCCCTCTCCTCACCAAATCTCTAGTCCTTCCATACCATTATCGTTTATTACTTTCCCATAATCCTCATTACTCCTTGCCCTCTTTGTACTGATTCCAGCAAAAGTATTTCCTCTTTTGTCCCTCTTTTTTTTACCTTCTTGACTTATATCCATACCCCCCTCACTATCACCCATATCAGTCCACTCTGACCCATTCTCAACATAGTTGTGCCTACCCGCTGCCTTCTCCCTCTTCTCCATTTTTAGTTGACCTCTTTCCAAACTCCCACTTCCATACGCTCCTTTCTCCCAGGATCATCCCCAACCAGCGTTTCCTGTAGCAGGTCGCGCCAAATTTTGACGCTTTGTGTAAACGTCACCTTCCAATGTAAAATTTACCCACAGCAGATGTATATGAAGCAGTTAACAGCTGTTAAATCTCTGTGTCTGGATTACAGCTCCACAACACTCCTCCGTACGCTGATCCCCACCCAAGCCCTACAGGCAGTGAATGGTTACATACTGACAGGATAATGATGTAACGAGGAGGGAGGAGCTAATCAATTACTATAGAAACTAACAAGATGGGCAAAGGATCAAGGGAACACAGAAACAATGGGGAACaagaacatttcaaaataaaacaaggGAACATAGACTGGGATCCTGACACTAAGAAATAATCATTAAagccagacattttttttttgtactagtgacctttaatttggagcaaggtAAAAACTGGTGTAGTGACttttttgtgtcagacatgtgtcactttgttcacatctgattggtccaattTCAGCTGAACATTCAGTTGTGAAACAGCAATACAATTCATTGAATGCACTGTACTTCAGCCCTCACAGCCTCATTGTCATTCATGTCATAACTGAAATACTACCCTTAATAATACCACAACAAAAGTCTatagcagggatcctcaaatatggacctcaagatccactttcctgcagggTTTGGCTCTAaccttaaacaaacacacctgagcattctaatcaatgtctttgggatcattagaaaatcacaggcaggtggatttgatcagggttggagccaaactctgcagtgcattggacctccagggcaagatttttAGGAAGGGGGGTCTGTAGCTTTCATTACATGATTTTGGCTTGGCATGAAGTCATGTGattttttacactgtttattTTTCTGGGTTACAGCCTAGCAGTTAGGGTATAAGGGTATATGAGTATAAagtctaaaaaaatgttttactactTCAGGGTGTTAATGTcacaacatttcataaaaaaagaaaaacaagatgtGACCACTTTCGGAAAGCAAAAAGCTTAAGAAAGTTAAATGACACCAATCAATGTAACCAGCaagtggaagaaaaaaagaacagtcCAGAATGTGTGACGAGTACCTGTGGAAGAAAAGCAGTGTTAATAATAGTACACACAGAAACAACACTCAGTGTTTTCAATGCTGAATCTCTGTCTACAGATACACTCCTAAAGTTACAGGTTTGAAAAGGGGGGTTTGATGACATTAAAAAAACTACTCTTGGTTCCCCAAAAGTTCTTTAAATAAACTGAATTGTTTTTGTGAAGaacgtttaaaaaaaagaaatttttccAGTAAGAACCTTTAATAGAATGttaagattccatggatgttgaaggttctttgtggaaccatagATGATAAAATCATTTTAAGAGTGTATGAAAGAGTGACTTTGGTTTTACACCCAAAAATCAAACACTATGTGTAAAATAAGTAGCACCCAAACCAACATCCAGGGGGAACAAAAAGTTCAGATATGTCTCAATTGTGCACTCATTAATTGAGAGCACAACAACTTCGCTCAAAGAATATAAAATTCAatacaaaattaacatttatgaaatcttattgaaatataaacaaaataatcattacTGCAATGATTATTAGCATTTTATATGAATCAACAGCCAAATGATGCAcactgtcaatttttttttccacttataACCCACCTGTAGATTTTAGGATGAACACTTTGCTGTCTCTTCCCAGGGAGTTTGTGGCGGTGCACGTGTATTTTCCTGGACTGAGTGCTGAGGACTTGATCACTGAGGAGCTGATCTTCTCTTTCAGATGATCTGATGACCATGTGTATACAGGAGCCGGGTTTGCCTTCACTGTACAATCTAGCATGACCTTATCATATTTAATGATGGTCTCTGTTGAACTGGAGTGTTGTGGTTTATCTGAGGAGGACAGAGATACATTTCTCAGCACAACGGCATCACGATGAGCAGCTGTTAATAAcagatcacaaaaaataaaactgaaaactttttatCTGTATTCATTGAATTAATATCTAATATATGATCAAATAGTTTCAATTAATATGCAaatgtctgtgtgtaatgaaataGGACAGTTGTACACCCTTCACATAgaaaatataaactgaattatatgGCTAGCTTAGCAATAATAAACTTACAGTATACTTCGACATTAAGAGGTTTTGATGAATTTTTAAGGGGAGGTTGAGGTCCTTCTGCTCCCAGATCCAGCTCTGCTTCACACCAGTATTGAGCTCCATCATCATCTCTGTCTGGACGGATCAGGAGTGTGACAGTTTTATTCACTGGGGTCTTGTCAGTGTCACTGAAGGTGGTTTGATGCAGCAGAGTCTGTCCTTTGTACCATTTGACAGTGAGATACTGAACAGGAGCCACATCATGAACGTCACACTGGAGCTCATACTGCTGTCCCCCTTTCATTGGTCCTCTGTGATTCACAGTGCTGATGGACACACTGTCTGGAGTCTCTGTGGAGGAAGATTTACACA
The nucleotide sequence above comes from Carassius gibelio isolate Cgi1373 ecotype wild population from Czech Republic chromosome B3, carGib1.2-hapl.c, whole genome shotgun sequence. Encoded proteins:
- the LOC127953295 gene encoding intercellular adhesion molecule 1 isoform X47, giving the protein MFQHFIVYLFAVSPLVSLTGAEAECPLQLNPQRVVVRYGGSVEVNCNTSVLHKGMGWEANEGIVPKIINQNLITWRVSELIDWDIKPFCYINTNDSKQCLIELPVTVYKTPDSVSISTVNHRGPMKGGQQYELQCDVHDVAPVQYLTVKWYKGQTLLHQTTFSDTDKTPVNKTVTLLIRPDRDDDGAQYWCEAELDLGAEGPQPPLKNSSKPLNVEVYYKPQHSSSTETIIKYDKVMLDCTVKANPAPVYTWSSDHLKEKISSSVIKSSALSPGKYTCTATNSLGRDSKVFILKSTGTRHTFWTVLFFFHLLVTLIGVI